A genome region from Defluviimonas aquaemixtae includes the following:
- a CDS encoding ABC transporter substrate-binding protein, producing MFRHAFATGAVLVALLGSAASAKTLVYCSEGSPEGFDPALYTSGTTFDASEHTIFDKLVLFETGTTNVIPGLAESWEASDDGLEYTFTLRQGVKFHSNDQFTPTRDFNADDVIFSFERQRLDDHPYNQISGGTWEYFDGMSMPDLIKSIEKIDDYTVKFVLNRPEAPMISNLAMGFASIHSKEYGDAMMEAGTPEMLNQAPIGTGPFSFVAYQKDAVIRYKSNPDYWRGASPIDDLVFAVTPDASVRYQKLKAGECHVMPYPNPADIEAIKADSEIQMLEQEGLNVGYLAYNTTQAPFDNAKVRKALNMAIDKQAIIDVVFQGSGQIAKNPIPPTMWSYNDAVVDDPFDPEGAKAMLAEEGIDSLDMKVWAMPVQRPYNPNARRMAELIQADFAKVGVNVEIVTYEWGEYLSRSRELDRDGAILLGWTGDNGDPDNFLAVLLGCDGRENSNRAQWCYEPFEELIQKAKVITDIAERTKLYEEAQVVFKEQAPWATIAHSVVFMPMRTNVTGYKVHPLGGHIFYGVDLTE from the coding sequence ATGTTCAGACACGCATTCGCAACCGGAGCCGTGCTCGTCGCGCTTCTGGGCAGCGCGGCATCCGCCAAGACGCTGGTCTACTGCTCGGAGGGCTCGCCGGAGGGCTTCGACCCCGCTCTCTACACGTCCGGCACGACCTTCGACGCCTCGGAACACACCATTTTCGACAAGCTGGTCTTGTTCGAAACCGGCACGACCAATGTGATTCCGGGTCTTGCGGAAAGCTGGGAAGCCTCCGATGACGGGCTGGAATACACTTTCACGCTGCGCCAGGGCGTGAAGTTCCACTCCAATGACCAGTTCACGCCGACACGCGACTTCAACGCCGACGACGTGATCTTCTCGTTTGAACGTCAGCGTCTCGACGATCATCCCTACAACCAGATCTCCGGTGGCACGTGGGAGTATTTCGACGGCATGTCGATGCCCGACCTCATCAAGTCGATCGAGAAGATCGACGACTACACGGTGAAGTTCGTGCTGAACCGGCCCGAGGCCCCGATGATCTCGAATCTCGCGATGGGATTCGCCTCGATCCACTCGAAGGAATACGGCGACGCGATGATGGAGGCGGGCACGCCCGAAATGCTGAACCAGGCGCCAATCGGCACGGGTCCGTTCAGTTTTGTCGCCTACCAGAAGGACGCGGTGATCCGCTACAAGTCGAACCCCGACTACTGGCGCGGCGCCTCGCCGATCGACGACCTCGTATTCGCAGTCACTCCGGATGCATCCGTGCGCTACCAGAAGCTGAAGGCCGGCGAATGCCATGTCATGCCGTATCCGAACCCTGCGGATATCGAGGCGATCAAGGCAGATTCCGAAATCCAGATGCTGGAACAGGAAGGCCTGAACGTCGGCTATCTCGCCTATAACACGACTCAGGCGCCCTTCGACAATGCGAAGGTCCGGAAGGCGCTCAACATGGCGATCGACAAGCAGGCGATCATCGACGTCGTCTTCCAGGGCTCCGGTCAGATCGCGAAGAACCCGATCCCGCCGACGATGTGGTCCTACAATGACGCGGTCGTGGACGATCCCTTCGATCCCGAAGGTGCCAAGGCGATGCTTGCCGAAGAAGGTATCGACAGCCTCGACATGAAGGTCTGGGCGATGCCCGTACAGCGTCCCTACAACCCTAACGCCCGCCGGATGGCCGAACTCATCCAGGCCGATTTCGCCAAAGTCGGTGTCAATGTCGAGATCGTCACCTACGAATGGGGCGAGTATCTTTCCCGCTCGCGCGAGCTTGACCGTGACGGCGCAATCCTTCTGGGCTGGACCGGCGACAACGGCGACCCGGACAACTTCCTCGCCGTGCTGCTGGGGTGCGACGGGCGCGAGAACTCGAACCGCGCGCAGTGGTGCTACGAGCCCTTCGAGGAGCTGATCCAGAAGGCCAAGGTCATCACTGACATTGCCGAGCGCACGAAGCTTTACGAAGAGGCCCAGGTCGTCTTCAAGGAGCAGGCGCCCTGGGCGACGATCGCGCATTCGGTCGTCTTCATGCCGATGCGGACCAACGTGACCGGCTATAAGGTCCATCCGCTCGGCGGCCATATCTTCTATGGTGTCGATTTGACCGAATGA